From a region of the Litorilinea aerophila genome:
- a CDS encoding LuxR C-terminal-related transcriptional regulator, protein MSAPILATKLFMPTPRPNAVHRPRLLAQLRQGLDDPGPGFARKLTLISAPAGFGKTTLAAAWLAPTPDQPGPPVAWLSLEPADNDLARFLAYLAAALGTVAGHVGEGLAAVLRGPHPPPMEPLLTALVNRLADLPNPAVLVLDDYHAIHSRAVDEAVTFLLEHLPPTLHLVIVTREDPPLPLSRLRARGQLTELRARDLRFTPDEAAVFLNQAMGLALSAEAVAALEARTEGWIAGLQLAALSLQGRADPSGFIQTFTGSHRFVLDYLVEEVLQRQPESIRTFLLQTAILDRLCGPLCDAVTGQEGGQEMLETLERGNLFVVPLDDERRWYRYHHLFAEMLLVRAQGEWPDRLPCLHRRASGWYAQHDLPAQAIRHALAAQDWPRAAGLIELAWPAMDGQFQADAWIAWAGKLPEEVIRARPVLSVAYAWALLNGGELEGGLARLDEAERCLESAVAQMVIADPEQLATLPASMAAARAYIAQALGDTPGSVVHARQALDLLPEDDYLTRGQAGALRGLAEWAMGDLDAAHDSLANAMHCFAQMGNEIFALSGTYGMADIRVAQGRLREATAIYQRATRLAQRLGEELGEAVPGTADIHLGLSQIYREQGKLDAARQEMERCEALGEPAGLGDFPFRVRRARAEAMLDQGDHASALLLLDDAERHYLRSPVPMVKPIPAMRARVWLAQGRLAEALAWARERGLSLDDEISFLSEFEHLTLAYLLMAQDKHGAALPLLDRLGRAAEAGGRTGSVIEIGIAQALAHHAQNDIPGSLSALERTLTLAEPEGYVQVFVRHGAAMAALLAEAAKAGISSNYVRRLRAAMGAPTAGAPVDPPLLDPLSDREFDVLKLLVTEMNGPEIARELVVSLNTLRTHTKNIYGKLGVNSRRAAINRAQDLGLI, encoded by the coding sequence ATGTCTGCTCCCATCCTGGCTACGAAGCTCTTCATGCCCACACCCCGCCCCAACGCAGTCCACCGCCCCCGCCTGCTGGCGCAGCTCCGCCAGGGGCTGGATGACCCCGGCCCGGGCTTTGCCCGCAAGTTGACCCTCATCTCTGCGCCGGCCGGCTTCGGGAAGACCACCCTGGCCGCCGCCTGGCTGGCCCCCACCCCGGACCAGCCCGGGCCGCCGGTGGCCTGGCTCTCCCTGGAGCCGGCGGACAACGACCTGGCCCGCTTCCTGGCCTACCTGGCGGCCGCCCTGGGGACCGTGGCCGGCCACGTGGGCGAGGGGCTGGCCGCGGTCCTGCGAGGGCCCCATCCGCCGCCCATGGAGCCCCTGCTCACCGCCCTGGTCAACCGGCTGGCCGACCTGCCCAACCCTGCCGTCCTGGTCCTGGACGACTATCACGCCATCCACTCCAGGGCCGTGGATGAGGCCGTCACCTTCCTCCTGGAGCACCTGCCGCCCACCCTGCACCTGGTCATCGTCACCCGGGAAGATCCACCCCTGCCCCTGAGCCGCCTGCGGGCTCGGGGCCAGCTCACCGAGCTGCGGGCCCGGGACCTGCGTTTCACGCCAGACGAGGCGGCCGTCTTCCTCAACCAGGCCATGGGCCTGGCTCTGTCGGCCGAGGCCGTCGCGGCCCTGGAAGCCCGCACGGAAGGCTGGATCGCAGGCCTGCAACTGGCGGCCCTCTCCCTGCAGGGCCGCGCCGACCCGTCCGGATTCATCCAGACGTTCACCGGCAGCCACCGCTTCGTGCTGGACTACCTGGTGGAGGAGGTGCTGCAGCGGCAGCCCGAATCCATCCGCACCTTCCTGCTGCAGACCGCCATCCTGGACCGACTGTGCGGCCCCCTGTGCGATGCGGTCACCGGGCAAGAGGGCGGCCAGGAGATGCTGGAGACCCTGGAGCGGGGCAACCTCTTCGTCGTTCCCCTGGACGATGAGCGGCGCTGGTATCGGTATCACCACCTCTTTGCCGAGATGTTGCTCGTCCGGGCCCAGGGAGAATGGCCGGACCGGCTGCCCTGTCTGCATCGGCGGGCGAGTGGGTGGTACGCCCAACACGACCTGCCGGCCCAGGCCATCCGTCACGCCCTGGCCGCCCAGGACTGGCCGCGCGCCGCCGGGCTTATCGAGCTGGCGTGGCCGGCCATGGACGGGCAGTTCCAGGCGGACGCCTGGATCGCGTGGGCCGGCAAATTGCCGGAGGAAGTGATTCGGGCCAGGCCGGTGCTCAGTGTGGCGTATGCGTGGGCCCTGCTCAACGGCGGTGAGCTGGAGGGCGGTCTGGCCCGGCTAGACGAGGCCGAGCGCTGTCTGGAGAGCGCCGTCGCGCAGATGGTCATTGCGGATCCGGAGCAATTGGCCACCTTGCCCGCGTCCATGGCCGCGGCCCGTGCCTACATTGCCCAGGCCTTGGGCGACACTCCTGGCAGCGTGGTCCACGCCCGCCAGGCTCTGGATCTGCTGCCCGAAGACGACTACTTGACGCGCGGACAGGCGGGCGCGCTGCGGGGGCTCGCCGAATGGGCCATGGGCGATCTGGATGCTGCCCATGACTCCCTGGCCAACGCCATGCACTGCTTCGCCCAGATGGGCAACGAGATCTTCGCCCTCAGCGGCACCTATGGCATGGCAGACATCCGGGTGGCTCAGGGGCGTTTGCGGGAGGCCACGGCCATCTACCAGCGGGCAACCCGGCTGGCCCAAAGGCTGGGCGAGGAACTGGGCGAAGCGGTGCCAGGCACAGCCGACATCCACCTGGGACTGAGCCAGATCTACCGAGAGCAGGGCAAGCTGGACGCCGCCCGGCAAGAGATGGAGCGGTGCGAAGCCCTTGGCGAGCCGGCGGGGCTGGGCGATTTTCCCTTTCGCGTGCGTCGGGCCAGGGCAGAGGCCATGCTGGACCAGGGGGACCACGCCAGCGCGCTACTCCTGCTGGATGATGCGGAGCGCCACTACCTGCGCTCCCCTGTCCCCATGGTAAAGCCCATCCCGGCCATGCGGGCCCGGGTGTGGCTGGCCCAAGGCCGTCTGGCCGAAGCCCTGGCCTGGGCGCGGGAACGGGGGCTGTCCCTCGACGACGAGATCAGCTTCCTGAGCGAGTTCGAGCACCTGACCCTGGCCTACCTCCTCATGGCCCAGGACAAGCATGGCGCGGCGCTCCCCCTGCTGGATCGCCTGGGCCGCGCGGCGGAGGCGGGGGGACGAACGGGCAGCGTCATCGAAATCGGGATCGCCCAGGCCCTGGCCCACCATGCCCAGAATGACATTCCCGGGAGCCTGTCCGCACTGGAACGGACGCTGACATTGGCCGAACCGGAAGGTTATGTGCAGGTCTTCGTCCGCCACGGTGCGGCCATGGCCGCGCTGCTGGCCGAGGCGGCGAAGGCAGGCATTTCGTCGAATTATGTGCGCCGGTTGCGGGCGGCCATGGGTGCGCCGACGGCCGGCGCCCCGGTGGACCCCCCATTGCTCGACCCGCTGAGCGACCGGGAATTTGATGTCCTCAAACTGCTGGTCACCGAGATGAACGGCCCCGAAATCGCCCGGGAGCTGGTGGTTTCCCTGAACACCCTACGCACCCATACCAAGAACATCTACGGCAAGCTCGGCGTGAACAGCCGACGGGCGGCCATCAACAGGGCGCAGGATCTCGGTTTGATCTGA
- a CDS encoding DUF433 domain-containing protein — MAVHEVAEEYGITHEDVLAALGYAAKRLVMESSSLK; from the coding sequence ATGGCCGTTCACGAGGTAGCGGAAGAATACGGGATCACCCATGAAGACGTTCTGGCAGCGCTCGGTTACGCTGCCAAAAGATTAGTCATGGAATCGTCATCGTTGAAGTAG
- a CDS encoding type II toxin-antitoxin system HicA family toxin gives MPRLRRLSGPEVIGILKGFGFAVHAQSGSHVKLRRLSPGGQKQTLTIPSCPEAWPFTR, from the coding sequence ATGCCTAGATTGCGCCGTCTTTCCGGCCCTGAGGTGATTGGGATCCTGAAGGGGTTCGGATTCGCCGTGCACGCGCAGAGTGGTAGTCACGTCAAGTTACGACGGTTAAGCCCTGGCGGCCAAAAACAGACCTTGACCATTCCGAGTTGTCCGGAGGCATGGCCGTTCACGAGGTAG
- a CDS encoding type II toxin-antitoxin system HicB family antitoxin produces MKQRYTIQAVIYPGEERGYVAECLNLAVVTQGETLDETVRNLREAIQLHLEGENLTDLGLAPHAPVVVTMEMEPVYA; encoded by the coding sequence ATGAAACAGCGATACACAATTCAGGCTGTGATCTACCCGGGGGAAGAACGGGGTTACGTGGCTGAATGTCTGAACCTGGCCGTCGTCACCCAGGGCGAGACGTTGGACGAAACGGTGCGAAATCTTCGCGAGGCCATCCAACTTCACCTGGAGGGTGAAAACCTGACCGATCTGGGACTGGCCCCACACGCTCCCGTGGTCGTAACCATGGAGATGGAGCCGGTCTATGCCTAG
- a CDS encoding nucleotidyltransferase domain-containing protein, giving the protein MSESKLSRQIESDDTLQEMVRRIRRIGNPQKIILFGSRARGEVHPDSDYDLLLIEPSDQPRHRRAARYRRALRGLAQKDILVWTPEEVAAWRDVPNAFITTAVREGIVLYEQRN; this is encoded by the coding sequence ATGAGCGAATCCAAACTATCGCGACAGATAGAATCGGACGATACGCTTCAAGAGATGGTGCGGCGGATCAGGCGCATCGGTAACCCACAGAAGATCATCCTGTTTGGTTCACGCGCCCGTGGTGAGGTCCATCCGGACAGTGACTATGATTTGCTGTTAATTGAGCCATCCGACCAACCGCGCCATCGCCGGGCAGCGCGCTATCGCCGGGCATTGCGCGGTCTGGCGCAGAAAGACATTCTGGTGTGGACCCCAGAAGAGGTAGCCGCATGGCGTGATGTACCCAACGCCTTCATCACCACAGCCGTGCGCGAAGGAATTGTCCTGTATGAGCAACGAAATTGA
- a CDS encoding peptide ABC transporter substrate-binding protein, with amino-acid sequence MNLPESDWKHLSRLRPLALDRLCRRILQEAEAIIASAADRGSHRAYLDLYQHLREQDRVVADCFDNWRRSQGFFLLSLWHRYGLITDEELAGFTPEIQERVAASLPGQG; translated from the coding sequence ATGAACTTACCCGAATCGGACTGGAAGCATCTTTCCCGCCTCCGGCCCCTGGCATTGGACCGGCTCTGCCGGCGCATCCTGCAGGAAGCCGAGGCCATCATCGCCAGCGCGGCGGACAGGGGGAGCCATCGCGCCTACCTGGATCTCTATCAGCACCTGCGGGAGCAGGACCGGGTGGTCGCCGACTGTTTCGACAACTGGCGCCGCTCCCAGGGCTTCTTTCTCCTCTCGCTGTGGCACCGGTATGGCCTCATTACCGACGAGGAGCTGGCCGGCTTCACGCCGGAGATCCAGGAGCGGGTGGCAGCCTCACTCCCCGGCCAGGGGTAA
- a CDS encoding ABC transporter permease codes for MRLVVTFIRLGILNELQYRANFWVQLLRSVLGMVTAVGGLAVVFQHTDTLAGWRPAELLALVGIYFIMGGFINTVIQPSMEAFLEDIRRGTLDFVLTKPADAQLLISLRRLSLWSTFDLVLGVAVLAYALVQVGYLLSPLQILAFVLALGAGAVIVYSFWLILATFAFWFIRIENILVIFQSLYQAGRWPVGIYPDVLRFVLTFLVPVAFAVTVPAEALIGRLTGQVLATAVGLAVGIFALARWFWRLGLRHYAGASA; via the coding sequence ATGCGCCTCGTTGTGACCTTCATTCGCCTGGGCATCCTGAACGAACTCCAGTACCGGGCCAACTTTTGGGTCCAGCTCCTGCGCTCCGTGCTGGGCATGGTCACCGCCGTGGGGGGGCTGGCGGTGGTCTTCCAACACACGGACACCCTGGCCGGCTGGCGCCCGGCAGAGTTGCTGGCCCTGGTGGGCATCTACTTCATCATGGGTGGCTTTATCAACACCGTCATCCAGCCCAGCATGGAGGCCTTCCTGGAGGATATCCGCCGGGGGACCCTGGACTTCGTCCTCACCAAGCCGGCGGACGCCCAGCTCCTGATCAGCCTGCGGCGCCTCTCCCTCTGGAGCACCTTCGACCTGGTGTTGGGCGTGGCGGTGCTGGCCTACGCACTGGTGCAGGTGGGCTACCTGCTCTCGCCCCTGCAGATCCTGGCCTTTGTCCTGGCCCTGGGCGCCGGCGCGGTGATCGTCTACAGCTTCTGGCTCATCCTGGCCACCTTCGCCTTCTGGTTCATCCGCATCGAAAACATCCTGGTCATCTTCCAGAGCCTCTACCAGGCCGGCCGCTGGCCGGTGGGGATCTACCCGGATGTGTTGCGCTTCGTCCTGACCTTTCTGGTGCCGGTGGCCTTCGCGGTGACGGTGCCCGCCGAAGCCCTCATCGGGCGCCTGACCGGCCAGGTGCTGGCCACCGCGGTGGGCCTGGCGGTGGGCATCTTCGCCCTGGCCCGCTGGTTCTGGCGCCTGGGCCTCCGCCACTACGCCGGCGCCTCCGCGTGA
- the nudC gene encoding NAD(+) diphosphatase: MYLSVNDLSAAPFEPGVTPPDPLVGAAACWFLFRGDQLLVQDVQAGHFPLPLLPDCQRLGISPVRQHYLGFLDGGPSARIPCYVAELAEDAAVPPGYRLDGLRQLYELLGERLFMLAGRAIQVLEWDRTHQFCGRCGTAMAPVPGERAKRCPSCGLTHFPRLSPAIIIAVTRPGPQGEEILLARNHRFPPGRYSVIAGFVEPGETLEECARREVREEVGIEIREIRYFGSQPWPFPNSLMIGFTATYAGGEIRLEDSEIAQADWFTADNLPQLPPKMSIARRLIDAFVARQATGVAGQNR; the protein is encoded by the coding sequence ATGTATCTATCGGTCAACGATCTCAGCGCCGCGCCCTTTGAGCCCGGGGTGACGCCACCGGACCCGCTGGTCGGGGCGGCGGCCTGCTGGTTCCTCTTCCGGGGGGACCAACTGCTGGTCCAGGACGTCCAGGCCGGGCACTTCCCCCTCCCCCTGCTGCCGGACTGCCAACGCCTGGGCATTTCCCCTGTGCGACAACACTACCTGGGCTTCCTGGACGGCGGCCCCAGCGCCAGGATACCCTGCTATGTGGCGGAACTGGCGGAGGATGCCGCCGTGCCCCCGGGCTACCGGCTGGACGGCCTGCGCCAGCTCTACGAGCTGCTGGGCGAGCGCCTCTTCATGCTGGCCGGCCGGGCCATCCAGGTGCTGGAATGGGACCGGACCCACCAGTTCTGTGGGCGATGTGGCACGGCCATGGCGCCGGTCCCTGGGGAGCGGGCCAAGCGCTGCCCGAGCTGCGGCCTGACCCACTTCCCCCGCCTTTCCCCGGCCATCATCATCGCGGTGACCCGCCCCGGCCCCCAGGGCGAGGAGATCCTGCTGGCCCGCAACCACCGCTTTCCGCCTGGCCGCTACAGCGTCATCGCCGGCTTTGTGGAGCCAGGCGAAACCCTGGAGGAGTGTGCCCGGCGGGAGGTGCGGGAGGAAGTGGGCATCGAGATCCGGGAGATCCGATACTTCGGCAGCCAGCCCTGGCCCTTCCCCAACTCCCTCATGATCGGCTTCACCGCCACCTATGCCGGCGGGGAGATCCGGCTGGAGGACAGCGAAATTGCCCAGGCGGACTGGTTCACCGCCGACAACCTGCCCCAGCTCCCCCCCAAAATGAGCATCGCCCGCCGCCTGATCGACGCCTTTGTGGCCCGACAGGCCACCGGTGTCGCCGGCCAAAACCGCTAA
- a CDS encoding alpha/beta fold hydrolase, whose translation MTTRTKRGRLLRLAAGILLLLLVGAALTIIWVTQTPTLRPEALAALHSDEQVQVHGGPWFVFWPTHGTPDTALIFYPGGRVDFRAYAPAAHAIAAQGYPVIIVPMPLNLAVLAPNKASQVMAAYPQIHRWFLAGHSLGGTMAARFVHRHPDAVAGLVLWAAYPASEDSLAALAELSVTSIYGTRDGLVSADEIQASRALLPPDTAFIPIPGGNHTQFGWYELQAGDQPATISYGEQQEAVVRATLQALHSGM comes from the coding sequence ATGACTACACGAACAAAAAGAGGGCGCCTCCTGCGCCTGGCCGCCGGCATCCTGCTCCTCCTCCTGGTGGGCGCCGCCCTCACCATCATCTGGGTGACCCAGACCCCCACCCTGCGCCCTGAAGCCCTGGCCGCCCTCCACTCCGACGAGCAGGTCCAGGTCCACGGCGGCCCCTGGTTCGTCTTCTGGCCCACCCACGGCACGCCGGACACCGCCCTCATCTTTTACCCCGGCGGCCGGGTGGACTTCCGGGCCTACGCGCCGGCCGCCCACGCCATCGCCGCCCAGGGCTACCCGGTCATTATCGTGCCCATGCCCCTCAACCTGGCCGTTCTGGCCCCGAACAAGGCCAGCCAGGTCATGGCCGCCTATCCCCAGATCCACCGCTGGTTCCTGGCCGGCCACTCCCTGGGCGGCACCATGGCCGCCCGCTTCGTCCACCGCCACCCCGACGCCGTAGCCGGCCTCGTCCTCTGGGCAGCGTACCCGGCATCCGAAGACTCCCTGGCCGCCCTGGCGGAGCTGTCGGTAACCTCCATCTACGGCACCCGGGATGGCCTGGTCTCGGCGGACGAAATCCAGGCGTCCCGGGCCTTGCTTCCGCCGGACACCGCCTTCATCCCCATCCCGGGCGGCAACCACACCCAGTTCGGCTGGTACGAGCTCCAGGCCGGGGACCAACCTGCCACCATCTCCTATGGGGAGCAGCAGGAGGCCGTGGTCCGGGCCACCCTGCAGGCCCTGCACAGCGGAATGTAG
- the folB gene encoding dihydroneopterin aldolase, translating into MQPLSELDRIHIRDLLVRGIVGINPDERKNRQDILINATLWADTRAAGRSDDIADTVNYRTVAKALIAHVESGQPFLVEKLAADLVRLCLEADPRVQAVELTVEKPGAVRFARSVGLTIFRTRDEVLGKG; encoded by the coding sequence ATGCAGCCTTTATCTGAACTCGACCGGATCCACATCCGGGATCTGTTGGTGCGGGGCATCGTCGGCATCAACCCCGACGAGCGCAAGAACCGCCAGGATATTCTCATCAATGCCACCCTGTGGGCGGACACCCGGGCCGCCGGCCGCAGCGACGACATCGCCGACACGGTCAACTATCGCACAGTGGCCAAGGCCCTCATCGCCCACGTGGAAAGCGGCCAGCCCTTCCTGGTGGAAAAGCTGGCCGCAGACCTGGTCCGCCTCTGCCTGGAGGCCGACCCCCGAGTCCAGGCGGTGGAATTGACGGTGGAGAAGCCCGGCGCAGTCCGCTTTGCCCGCAGCGTGGGGTTGACCATTTTCCGCACCCGGGACGAGGTGTTGGGCAAGGGGTAG
- the folK gene encoding 2-amino-4-hydroxy-6-hydroxymethyldihydropteridine diphosphokinase, with the protein MATALILAGSNVDRERNLPAALDALRRLPGLRVQAVSAIHDTPAIGPDGRPSGQPNFHNVALRVETELGYQQLRQRLREVEARLGRVRTEDKFAPRPIDLDIVWYAPDDGGPPVVDPDLARYAHVVLPLAEIAPDWQDPTTGHSLQELAARFRPTARPAG; encoded by the coding sequence ATGGCCACAGCCCTGATCCTGGCCGGCAGCAATGTGGACCGGGAACGCAACCTGCCGGCCGCGCTGGACGCGCTCCGCCGCCTGCCCGGCCTCCGGGTTCAGGCCGTCAGCGCCATCCATGACACCCCAGCCATCGGGCCGGATGGCCGGCCCAGCGGCCAGCCCAATTTTCACAACGTGGCCCTGCGGGTGGAAACAGAGCTGGGCTACCAACAGTTGCGCCAGCGCCTGCGGGAGGTGGAGGCCCGCCTGGGCCGGGTGCGCACCGAGGACAAGTTCGCGCCCCGCCCCATCGACCTGGACATCGTCTGGTACGCGCCGGACGACGGCGGGCCGCCTGTGGTCGACCCGGACCTGGCCCGGTACGCGCATGTGGTCCTCCCCCTGGCCGAGATCGCGCCAGACTGGCAGGACCCGACCACGGGCCACAGCCTCCAGGAGTTGGCCGCCCGCTTCCGCCCCACTGCCAGGCCAGCAGGCTGA
- the folE gene encoding GTP cyclohydrolase I FolE, producing the protein MKHETILPVNGHAETVAQSQKVHEPDAPTAAGEDKPYDPVLADLVRQMLVRLGEDPTREGLVRTPQRVARAMGFLTSGYHISLDEVVNDAIFQDDGEEMVLVRDIEFYSLCEHHMLPFFGKVHIAYVPNGKIIGLSKLARIADLYARRLQVQERLTNQIADALEQVLAPRGVAVVAEAVHFCMMMRGVQKQHSATLTRAMRGVFKSDAQLRREFMDAVGQRQG; encoded by the coding sequence ATGAAACACGAGACAATCCTGCCCGTGAACGGGCATGCGGAAACCGTCGCCCAGTCCCAAAAGGTCCACGAGCCCGACGCCCCCACGGCCGCTGGCGAGGACAAGCCCTACGACCCGGTCCTGGCCGACCTGGTCCGCCAGATGCTGGTTCGGCTGGGCGAAGACCCGACACGGGAGGGGTTGGTGCGCACGCCCCAGCGGGTGGCCCGGGCCATGGGCTTCCTCACCAGCGGCTATCACATCTCCCTGGACGAGGTGGTCAATGACGCCATTTTCCAGGACGACGGCGAGGAGATGGTCCTGGTGCGGGACATCGAGTTCTACTCCCTGTGCGAGCACCACATGTTGCCCTTCTTCGGCAAGGTGCACATCGCCTATGTGCCCAACGGCAAGATCATCGGCTTGAGCAAGCTGGCCCGCATCGCCGACCTGTACGCGCGGCGGCTGCAGGTCCAGGAGCGGCTGACCAACCAGATTGCGGATGCCCTGGAGCAGGTGCTCGCCCCCCGGGGCGTGGCAGTGGTGGCAGAGGCAGTCCACTTCTGCATGATGATGCGGGGGGTGCAGAAGCAGCACAGCGCCACCCTGACCCGGGCCATGCGGGGCGTCTTCAAGAGCGATGCCCAACTGCGCCGGGAGTTCATGGACGCTGTCGGGCAAAGGCAGGGCTGA
- a CDS encoding patatin-like phospholipase family protein yields MIALVLSGAGNRGPVEVGALRALVEHQIRPDFIVGTSAGAINGCYVAARGMSRETVEAMEALWQQASANVIYPGGILGAAWRLWRRADSLFSSDGMRTLIRNALPAGVTTFGHLQLPLYVTAVDLLSSRLFLFGEDGNVPLVDAVLASASVPAIHPPVAYHGLQLVDGGVLANVAASVAMDKGATQVYVVNAGYGGGPLTPAQGVLEVIGHTINAMMAQSLLQDLDRAIRDTAIDLHHIHIPAFQGISFRDFSKTREMIQAGYEAAQAYLAAPRPHVVAPAAVAQPALGAAVPGARELIPPYPRP; encoded by the coding sequence ATGATCGCGCTGGTCTTGAGTGGTGCAGGGAACCGGGGTCCGGTGGAAGTGGGCGCGCTGCGGGCCCTGGTGGAGCACCAGATCCGACCGGATTTTATTGTGGGGACGTCGGCAGGCGCCATCAACGGCTGCTACGTGGCAGCCCGGGGGATGAGCCGGGAGACGGTGGAGGCCATGGAAGCCCTGTGGCAGCAGGCCTCGGCCAACGTGATCTACCCCGGCGGCATCCTGGGCGCGGCCTGGCGCCTCTGGCGGCGGGCGGACAGCCTCTTCAGCAGCGACGGCATGCGCACCCTGATCCGCAACGCGCTGCCGGCCGGGGTCACCACCTTTGGCCACCTGCAGCTTCCCCTCTACGTCACCGCGGTGGATCTCCTCAGCAGCCGTCTCTTCCTCTTCGGCGAGGACGGCAACGTTCCCCTGGTGGACGCGGTGCTGGCCAGCGCCTCGGTGCCGGCCATCCATCCGCCCGTGGCCTATCACGGCCTGCAGCTGGTGGATGGCGGCGTGCTGGCCAACGTGGCTGCCAGCGTGGCCATGGACAAGGGCGCGACCCAGGTCTACGTGGTCAACGCCGGCTACGGCGGCGGCCCTTTGACGCCCGCCCAGGGGGTGCTGGAAGTCATCGGCCACACCATCAACGCGATGATGGCCCAGTCCCTCCTGCAGGATCTGGACCGGGCCATCCGCGATACGGCTATTGATTTGCACCACATCCACATCCCGGCCTTCCAGGGCATCTCCTTCCGGGATTTCAGCAAGACCCGGGAGATGATCCAGGCCGGCTATGAGGCGGCCCAGGCCTACCTGGCTGCGCCCCGGCCCCACGTGGTGGCGCCGGCCGCGGTGGCCCAGCCTGCCCTGGGGGCTGCGGTTCCCGGTGCCCGGGAGCTCATTCCACCTTACCCGCGTCCTTGA
- a CDS encoding XdhC/CoxI family protein produces the protein MGPIFNAWREAVEQGRPVALATVLAGPRTGQKLLVYGDGSGLGSLGEPGLDDRVREEAATLLARGESGRLTVPWGQESLDLFVDVQLPPPRLIIVGAVHIAIPLVTFANVLGFRTIVLDARGAFATPERFGHAHELIVRWPADVLPELNIDENTCIVVLTHDEKIDNPALAYAVRSRARYIGALGSRKTHARRVAVLKEMGVSDEEIARIRAPIGLDLGGRSPEEIAVAIMAEIVAVRNNAALVDPRR, from the coding sequence ATGGGACCCATCTTCAACGCCTGGCGGGAGGCGGTGGAACAGGGGCGGCCCGTGGCCCTGGCCACGGTGCTGGCCGGCCCCCGCACGGGCCAAAAGCTCCTGGTGTATGGTGACGGCTCGGGGTTGGGCAGCCTGGGCGAGCCCGGGCTGGATGACCGGGTGCGGGAAGAGGCGGCGACCTTGTTGGCCAGGGGAGAGTCCGGCCGCTTGACCGTGCCCTGGGGGCAGGAGTCGCTGGATCTCTTCGTGGATGTCCAGCTCCCGCCGCCCCGGCTCATCATTGTGGGCGCGGTCCACATCGCCATCCCCCTGGTCACCTTCGCCAACGTGCTGGGCTTCCGCACCATCGTGCTGGACGCCCGGGGCGCCTTTGCCACGCCGGAGCGCTTCGGCCATGCCCACGAGCTCATCGTCCGCTGGCCGGCGGATGTCCTGCCGGAGCTGAACATCGACGAGAACACCTGCATCGTGGTGCTGACCCACGACGAGAAGATCGACAACCCCGCCCTGGCCTACGCGGTGCGGAGCCGGGCCCGCTACATCGGCGCGCTGGGCTCCCGCAAGACCCACGCCCGGCGGGTGGCCGTCCTCAAGGAGATGGGCGTCAGCGACGAGGAGATCGCCCGCATCCGGGCGCCCATCGGCCTGGACCTGGGCGGGCGGTCGCCGGAGGAGATCGCGGTGGCCATCATGGCCGAGATCGTGGCCGTGCGCAACAATGCGGCGCTCGTGGATCCCCGCCGCTGA
- a CDS encoding XdhC family protein: MRELLPEIERWQREGKQVALATVVKVYGSAPRPLGAKMAISSAGEMAGSVSGGCVEGAVVEEALACLQQPPGAGRSRLVEYGISDELAMSVGLACGGTIQVFVEPLDW; this comes from the coding sequence ATGCGTGAACTGCTCCCCGAAATCGAACGCTGGCAGCGAGAAGGCAAACAAGTGGCCCTGGCCACGGTGGTGAAGGTCTATGGATCCGCGCCCCGGCCCCTGGGCGCCAAGATGGCCATCTCCTCCGCCGGTGAGATGGCCGGCTCTGTCAGCGGCGGCTGTGTGGAAGGGGCCGTGGTGGAAGAAGCCCTGGCGTGCCTGCAGCAGCCTCCCGGTGCCGGACGCTCCCGCCTGGTGGAATATGGCATCAGCGATGAGCTGGCCATGTCCGTCGGCCTGGCCTGTGGCGGCACCATCCAGGTTTTTGTGGAACCGCTGGACTGGTAG